A segment of the Pedobacter faecalis genome:
AGTGTCTTGTACCAGGTCGTTTGCATCTTCTATATCTTTAGTAAAATTTAAAGCGAATGACTGCAAAGAACTTGTGTGATTGTTCAGCTGGAGGTTAAATTCATTTTTTGTCATAATGTTTTAAGTTTTAGGGTTTTATAAAAGCAAACAAACTAGTTTTCTTTTCCGGGGATCAACCAGGTTTGTCTAATCTTACACACTAAAGCATATACAATAGGTGTACCAAAAAACTTAAATCGATATTAACAAATTAATTTTCGGACGTTACGGGCAATTTAGCCTTATGTCACAAAATATTTACTTCCCTTTCCAGTTTAACGCCAAATTTGGCATCGACCTCTTTTATGATGCGTTCTGAAAAAGTGTACACTTCCTGACCAGTGGCCCCGCCATGGTTTACAAGCACCAGGGCCTGGTTTTTCCAGGTGCCGGTGTTGCCATCTACCATTCCTTTAAAACCGCATTGCTCGATGAGCCAGCCGGCAGCCAGCTTTACGTCGCCATTGGCCACCGGATAACGCACGGCATCGGGGAATCTACCGGTAAGGGCATCGGCGGTCTCCCGGCTTACAATGGGATTTTTAAAGAAACTTCCGGCATTGCCGATGGTTGATGGATCTGGAAGTTTGCTGACCCTGATGGAGGATACGACTGCGGATACATCGGCAATTCCGGGATTGCTGATGTGCCGCTTTTTGAGTTCTTCTTCTATAACACCGTAGCGGGTGTTGATTTCTGCCTGGGTGCTTAGCCTGAAGCCGACCTGCGTGATGATGTATTTTCCTTTTTTGGAGGGTTCCTTAAATATACTATGCCTGTAATCGAACTGGCAGTCGCCCGCCGCAAACTGTTCAAACTCCCCTGTATGCGTATTAAATACTTTGCAGTTTTCAAAGACATCTTTCAGCTCCACGCCGTAGGCCCCTATATTTTGTACCGGTGAGGCACCGACGGTACCGGGAATAAGGCTCAGGTTTTCCAGGCCGGCGTAACCTCTGGCGACACTGTAGCTGACCAGGTCGTTCCACACGACGCCCGCTCCCGCCTGGAGCTTTACGTCTGTGCCGCTGACTTCCGCTTCGATGCCCGGAATGGAGATCTTGATGACGAGTCCGTCGAAATTTTTCGTAAAAAGCATATTGCTGCCACCGCCCAGGATAAGATAGGGCTGGTGGAAAGCGCCGCTTTGATAAAGGGATAGCAGGTCGTCTTCGGTAAATACTTCGGTAAACTGCTTCGCGAGTACATCTACCCTGAAGGTGTTATAGGGCTTTAACGATTTGTTTTCTTCAATTACGGGCATTGTGCGCTAAAGACGTTACATGACATGCTGCAAACTTAGATAAAGATTGTTTATTTTTAGCATTTATGGAGAATCAGGACAAGAAAAGGCTTTTGATTATTGAGGCTGCGCTGAAGAGATTTGCCCACTACGGGCTGGCGAAAACCACAATGACGGAGATTGCGAAGGACATTTCATTTTCTAAGGCACTTTTGTATTATTATTTTCCGGACAAACTGACGCTGTACGTTACCACGATTGAACACCTGATGCAGGTGATGAGCCGCGACCTGATCAAATCGATAGATAAAACGAAAACTTCTACGGAAGGCATTATTAAACTGCTGCAAAAGCGGCAGACGTATATTCAGAAATATTATAAGCTTTTTGAGTCTAATCAGGTGATTGGTCAGGACCTGCCCAATGGCTTGTCTGAAAAGATTGAGAAGGCAAAGGCTTTTGAAGCGATGGTGGTGAACTCGCTGTTTAACCGCGGCATCACGAGCGGCGAACTGAGCATGGATAATCCTAAACTGGTGACCGAGGTGTTTATGAACGCGCTGACTGGTATACACTTCGACATCGTTTTAAAGCACCGTTATGTGTTCCCCGATAAGGATCATTTTAAGCAGATCTTTCTGAAGGAAAGGCTGTTTGCT
Coding sequences within it:
- the murB gene encoding UDP-N-acetylmuramate dehydrogenase, which gives rise to MPVIEENKSLKPYNTFRVDVLAKQFTEVFTEDDLLSLYQSGAFHQPYLILGGGSNMLFTKNFDGLVIKISIPGIEAEVSGTDVKLQAGAGVVWNDLVSYSVARGYAGLENLSLIPGTVGASPVQNIGAYGVELKDVFENCKVFNTHTGEFEQFAAGDCQFDYRHSIFKEPSKKGKYIITQVGFRLSTQAEINTRYGVIEEELKKRHISNPGIADVSAVVSSIRVSKLPDPSTIGNAGSFFKNPIVSRETADALTGRFPDAVRYPVANGDVKLAAGWLIEQCGFKGMVDGNTGTWKNQALVLVNHGGATGQEVYTFSERIIKEVDAKFGVKLEREVNIL
- a CDS encoding TetR/AcrR family transcriptional regulator, yielding MENQDKKRLLIIEAALKRFAHYGLAKTTMTEIAKDISFSKALLYYYFPDKLTLYVTTIEHLMQVMSRDLIKSIDKTKTSTEGIIKLLQKRQTYIQKYYKLFESNQVIGQDLPNGLSEKIEKAKAFEAMVVNSLFNRGITSGELSMDNPKLVTEVFMNALTGIHFDIVLKHRYVFPDKDHFKQIFLKERLFADVFMAGLQKK